The following proteins come from a genomic window of Neofelis nebulosa isolate mNeoNeb1 chromosome 5, mNeoNeb1.pri, whole genome shotgun sequence:
- the LOC131512655 gene encoding hsp90 co-chaperone Cdc37-like has product MVDYSVWDHIEVSDNEDKTHPKIDTASLFHWRHQARVELMEQFQKKEELERGCRQCRRKVAECQQRLKKREAAEGESSKAELQRLQAKAQQLRKEEPSWEQKLEEMRKKEKSMPWNVDTLSKDGFSKSMVSTKPKQTEESSEEVREQKHKTFVEKYEKQIKHSGMLRRWDDSQKYLSGNVHLVCEETANYLVIWCIDLEVEEKEQVAHQTIVMQFILELAKSLKVDPRACFRQFFTKIKTADRQYMQGFNDELEAFKERMRGRAKLRMEKAMKKYEEEQRRKRLGPGGLNPVEVYESLSEELQKCFDVKDVQMLQDAISKMDHTDAKYHMQRCIDSGL; this is encoded by the coding sequence ATGGTGGACTATAGTGTGTGGGACCACATCGAGGTGTCTGACAATGAGGACAAGACGCACCCCAAAATTGACACGGCCAGTCTCTTCCACTGGCGGCACCAGGCCCGGGTGGAGCTCATGGAGCAGTTCCAGAAGAAGGAGGAGCTGGAGAGGGGCTGCCGCCAGTGCAGGCGCAAGGTGGCCGAGTGCCAGCAGAGGCTGAAGAAGCGGGAGGCGGCGGAGGGCGAGAGCAGCAAGGCGGAGCTACAGCGGCTGCAGGCTAAGGCTCAGCAGCTGCGCAAGGAGGAGCCGAGCTGGgagcagaagctggaggagatGCGCAAGAAGGAGAAGAGCATGCCCTGGAACGTGGACACACTCAGCAAGGACGGCTTCAGCAAGAGCATGGTCAGTACCAAGCCAAAGCAGACAGAGGAGTCGTCGGAGGAAGTGAGGGAGCAGAAACACAAAACGTTCGTGGAGAAGTACGAGAAACAGATCAAGCACTCTGGCATGCTTCGTCGCTGGGACGACAGCCAGAAGTACCTGTCGGGCAATGTCCATCTGGTGTGTGAGGAGACCGCCAACTACCTTGTCATCTGGTGCATTGACCtagaggtggaggagaaggagcaggtggCCCACCAGACCATCGTCATGCAGTTCATCCTGGAGCTGGCTAAGAGCCTGAAGGTGGATCCCCGCGCCTGCTTCCGGCAGTTCTTCACCAAGATCAAGACAGCTGACCGCCAGTACATGCAAGGCTTCAACGACGAACTGGAGGCCTTCAAGGAGCGCATGCGGGGCCGCGCCAAGCTGCGCATGGAGAAGGCCATGAAGAAATACGAGGAGGAGCAGCGCCGGAAGCGGCTAGGCCCCGGCGGTTTGAACCCCGTGGAGGTCTACGAGTCTCTCTCTGAGGAACTACAGAAATGCTTTGACGTGAAAGATGTGCAGATGCTTCAAGACGCCATCAGCAAGATGGACCACACCGATGCTAAGTACCACATGCAGCGCTGCATCGACTCTGGCCTCTGA